The stretch of DNA AAGTTTTTCTCTCAGAAATGAACCTTATAGATGTGCGTTTTGCATCCTGCATATAAGTTGGTCTCCTATAATTTGATCAACACTGAAGTAAAGGAGATATGCCAGTTGGAAGCATAAACAAGACCTAGGTTCCTACTTTATGTGCCGTACCACCATCATATGGAGATTTTGTGAAGTGATAATTCTGATACTTCGTTGCTACAGGCATTAAAACTGTATCTCTAGGAATCATATGTACCTGTAAATTTTAGTCTGTATAACATCCATCGTTAATCTAAATGCATGTTTGATCTGTTCATTTTCATTCACATATCCTGCTTATTATCATTATTACTTTATCAGTTGTAGCACTTAATTGATTTTGCCGTACTACCATCGAAGATGATGTAGCCATCAGTGTCTTCATCCTCTCTCTCCACGAACTCGAACACATGGAAGTGGGGGGAGATGGCCGGGTCAAACCCCAGCCGCGCATCGCAGATTTTCCCAGCCTGTCTGGACTCCGGCAGAGCCGCCCATTCTTTGGTAGCCGGGTTGCAGACGACGTAGCGTACGGCGCCCGCGGCCGTCAAACTGCGGCATAGGAGGAGGCCGCTGCAGGAATCCAAGATTTCGATGTCGGCGTAGcccgggaggaaggagagggaggggcggatcAGCGGCGTGCCCCTGCCCGTGACGTTGGTGAAGTGGCGGGCCGATTCGGGGAAGCGCTCGTCGCTGGTGGTGTGGTAGAAGAAGCCGGCGAGGG from Panicum virgatum strain AP13 chromosome 9K, P.virgatum_v5, whole genome shotgun sequence encodes:
- the LOC120651958 gene encoding F-box protein At5g07610-like, with amino-acid sequence MAAGSKERRRNPATRLTDDLIVEILSRLPVKSICRFKCVSKHWGGLISHPEHRKRLPQTLAGFFYHTTSDERFPESARHFTNVTGRGTPLIRPSLSFLPGYADIEILDSCSGLLLCRSLTAAGAVRYVVCNPATKEWAALPESRQAGKICDARLGFDPAISPHFHVFEFVEREDEDTDGYIIFDGSTAKSIKCYN